A portion of the Paenibacillus hamazuiensis genome contains these proteins:
- a CDS encoding thermonuclease family protein, which yields MKKRIKKLWQKAASKVLNTALGLGVLFGGFAGTGYADSSASPSYDGEGVISAYAATASPLTIAQARRQGSGSATVRGEVVAVYPKSNAYIYDGTAGLRIYGNEAAGLALGSEIEITGSLTDYNGDLELKFPFTINQLTGNSYPTAQPLELPVNQVGEANEGQLVKVKNVWITGNYSSGDGGVNVTDGTGNLVVYALDQPGLKTYLQSLPTGQSNKFDIIGASSAFRNTIQIFPRGEADIAPAGSTGEQKTPVPSAARITFNNDNPAAASLTGQSGAVAASSIVNIYNNASRQVKVGTVTADAGGAFTLTFNNSASQYSSVYVTASAAGKTESDPVQVSAQTSGGEWYEVTVTSIADGDTFNFTPTLNVDGRSVSTVRMLNIDTPEVAQAPHGDQSTEVLKSMISNGTAVKLRLDQTKVDVYGRLLAHVFRKSDNLDVNKEMLRQGAAVNYYIYPNMLYFEEYGAAAKQAADEGKGIWNPANPLSKLPYEYRAAGCSERYVADYRTKKYYIPKRYKEIPFEYRVFFGSNKQEAKNAVYTPIDPADPSHNPQTDCTTGQLKTISELRANWNTEETYQVIGEVTAVHAPDHAFVQDATGGIHLYGKIPDNLAVGQEVRVDGNVQEFYGDLEFKNARIEVLTQDAIPTPQPQVLKLNQINEATEGSLIAVKNVWLTTNYDGGNGGVYMTDDTGARVVLYSPFQGGPFLDALQALPKGTQNKFDVIGNGSGWSNIREIYPRSLADIVPAQGSDQMTASPVAAKLTFNNDNAAAASVAGQSGAVVPSAAVKFYNNVSKQVTIGTVTADASGAFAFTFDNSASKYSSIYVSAKAAGKEESYLTQATAGGASGSTIAQARQQGSGSVTVRGEVVAVYPKSNAYIYDGTAGLRIYGNEAAGLTLGSEIEITGTLTDYNGDLELKYPFTINPLSGNNYPTPQPVELPLNQVGEANEGQLVKVKNVWITGNYSSGDGGVNVTDGTGTIVVYALDQPNLKTYLQSLPTGPSNKFDIVGASSVFRSTIQIFPRGQQDIAPAGQQNDKGSIKGMVKAEGRPVHSAIEVVAKHRGTGQETKVTTAADGSFAIQQLPGGSYTLSASLKHYFPVQMNVTVQAGQEADAGNLADSGNGGTADGMMRAGNTYAGDQEVNIYDAAIVGANIGKTTTEALSAADINGDGVVNQADMDLVKKNFFYKKAS from the coding sequence ATGAAGAAACGAATCAAAAAATTATGGCAAAAAGCGGCTTCCAAAGTCTTAAACACAGCGCTGGGCTTAGGTGTTCTGTTCGGCGGATTTGCCGGAACGGGGTATGCGGATTCTTCCGCATCCCCTTCCTATGATGGAGAAGGTGTCATTTCGGCCTACGCGGCGACCGCGTCACCGCTGACCATCGCCCAGGCTCGCCGGCAAGGCAGCGGGAGCGCCACCGTTCGGGGAGAAGTTGTAGCCGTCTATCCGAAGTCGAACGCCTACATTTACGACGGCACGGCCGGGCTGCGAATTTACGGGAACGAAGCGGCCGGACTCGCCTTGGGCTCGGAAATCGAAATCACCGGCAGCCTGACCGATTATAACGGCGATCTGGAGCTCAAATTTCCGTTCACGATCAATCAGCTGACCGGTAACAGCTACCCGACGGCGCAGCCGCTTGAACTGCCTGTAAATCAAGTGGGCGAAGCGAACGAAGGACAGCTTGTGAAAGTGAAAAACGTCTGGATCACCGGCAACTACAGCAGCGGAGACGGCGGCGTGAACGTCACCGACGGCACAGGCAACCTTGTCGTATATGCGCTCGATCAGCCGGGCTTGAAAACGTATTTGCAAAGTCTGCCTACCGGGCAGAGCAACAAATTCGACATCATCGGCGCGAGCTCGGCATTCCGCAACACGATTCAAATATTCCCGCGCGGCGAGGCGGATATCGCTCCGGCTGGCAGCACCGGAGAGCAGAAAACCCCGGTCCCGTCGGCAGCCAGGATCACCTTTAACAACGACAACCCTGCGGCGGCATCTTTGACAGGCCAATCGGGTGCAGTCGCGGCATCGAGCATCGTAAACATCTACAATAACGCCTCCAGGCAGGTTAAAGTCGGCACGGTCACAGCCGATGCAGGCGGTGCGTTTACGCTCACTTTCAATAACAGTGCGTCGCAGTATTCCTCCGTTTATGTGACCGCCTCCGCAGCCGGAAAAACCGAGAGCGATCCGGTGCAAGTATCGGCGCAAACGAGCGGCGGCGAGTGGTATGAGGTAACGGTGACAAGCATTGCCGACGGCGATACGTTTAATTTTACCCCGACGCTGAATGTCGACGGCAGATCGGTAAGCACCGTCCGCATGCTGAACATCGACACCCCGGAAGTCGCGCAAGCGCCCCATGGCGATCAGTCGACCGAAGTGCTGAAATCGATGATCTCAAACGGCACGGCCGTGAAGCTGAGATTGGACCAAACGAAAGTGGACGTATACGGACGGCTGCTCGCCCACGTTTTCCGCAAAAGCGACAATCTTGACGTGAACAAAGAAATGCTGAGGCAGGGCGCCGCCGTCAACTATTACATTTACCCGAACATGCTTTATTTCGAAGAATACGGGGCTGCCGCCAAGCAAGCTGCGGATGAGGGCAAAGGCATCTGGAACCCGGCTAACCCGCTCTCCAAGCTGCCCTACGAATACCGCGCGGCCGGCTGCTCGGAACGGTACGTGGCCGACTACCGCACCAAGAAATATTACATCCCGAAGCGGTATAAAGAAATTCCGTTCGAATACCGCGTCTTCTTCGGTTCGAACAAGCAGGAGGCCAAAAATGCGGTATACACGCCGATTGATCCTGCCGACCCGAGCCACAATCCGCAGACCGATTGTACTACCGGCCAGCTCAAAACGATTTCCGAACTTCGCGCAAACTGGAATACGGAAGAGACGTACCAGGTAATCGGCGAAGTGACGGCGGTTCATGCGCCGGATCACGCCTTCGTGCAGGATGCGACCGGCGGCATCCACCTGTACGGGAAAATTCCGGACAATCTGGCTGTCGGTCAGGAAGTGAGAGTCGACGGCAACGTACAGGAGTTTTATGGCGACCTGGAATTCAAGAACGCCCGGATTGAAGTATTGACGCAGGATGCCATCCCGACGCCTCAACCGCAAGTGCTCAAACTGAACCAAATTAACGAAGCGACCGAAGGTTCGCTGATCGCCGTGAAGAACGTCTGGCTCACGACTAATTATGATGGCGGCAATGGCGGCGTGTATATGACGGACGATACCGGAGCCCGGGTCGTGTTGTACTCGCCGTTCCAAGGCGGCCCGTTCCTGGACGCGCTGCAGGCGCTGCCGAAAGGCACGCAAAATAAATTCGACGTCATCGGCAACGGCTCCGGCTGGAGCAACATTCGGGAAATTTATCCCCGATCACTCGCCGATATCGTTCCCGCGCAAGGCTCGGATCAAATGACGGCTTCACCGGTTGCCGCCAAGCTGACTTTCAACAATGATAACGCCGCGGCTGCTTCGGTTGCCGGTCAGAGCGGCGCGGTCGTGCCGTCCGCCGCAGTGAAGTTTTACAATAACGTTTCCAAGCAGGTTACGATCGGAACCGTCACGGCGGATGCGAGCGGCGCATTTGCGTTCACGTTCGACAACAGTGCCTCGAAGTATTCGTCCATCTATGTTTCTGCGAAAGCTGCGGGCAAAGAGGAAAGTTATTTGACTCAAGCCACGGCAGGAGGAGCCTCCGGGTCCACCATCGCCCAAGCGCGTCAGCAGGGCAGCGGCAGCGTTACCGTTCGGGGCGAAGTCGTGGCCGTGTATCCGAAATCCAATGCCTACATCTACGACGGCACAGCCGGTCTGCGGATTTACGGCAACGAAGCGGCCGGGCTTACCTTGGGTTCGGAAATCGAGATTACCGGCACTTTGACGGATTACAACGGAGATTTGGAGCTGAAATATCCGTTCACGATCAATCCGCTTTCAGGAAACAACTACCCGACGCCGCAGCCGGTTGAGCTTCCCTTAAATCAGGTAGGCGAAGCAAACGAAGGCCAATTGGTGAAAGTGAAAAACGTCTGGATCACCGGCAACTACAGCAGCGGAGACGGCGGCGTGAACGTCACCGACGGTACGGGAACCATTGTCGTCTATGCGCTCGATCAGCCGAATTTGAAAACGTATCTTCAAAGCCTTCCTACAGGACCAAGCAACAAATTCGATATTGTCGGAGCAAGCTCGGTATTCCGCAGCACGATTCAGATTTTCCCGCGTGGGCAGCAGGATATCGCACCGGCCGGACAGCAGAACGATAAAGGCTCGATCAAAGGTATGGTCAAGGCGGAAGGACGCCCCGTTCACAGTGCGATCGAAGTGGTAGCCAAGCATCGAGGAACGGGCCAGGAAACGAAGGTGACAACCGCAGCAGACGGTTCCTTTGCGATTCAGCAATTGCCGGGCGGCTCCTACACACTCAGTGCAAGCCTCAAGCATTACTTCCCCGTGCAAATGAACGTCACCGTTCAGGCCGGACAAGAAGCGGACGCCGGAAATTTGGCGGATTCCGGAAACGGCGGAACCGCCGACGGAATGATGCGCGCGGGCAACACATATGCGGGCGATCAGGAAGTCAACATCTATGACGCGGCCATTGTCGGCGCCAATATAGGCAAGACGACGACGGAAGCACTTTCCGCGGCGGACATTAACGGCGATGGCGTCGTCAATCAGGCGGATATGGATTTGGTGAAGAAAAACTTCTTCTACAAAAAAGCAAGCTAA
- a CDS encoding Ig-like domain-containing protein produces MTRRKWNSRLWLAMILLAELCAALLGSLSWRIAPAAAAVAQEVMIVKYHAGSYGYWITLANVTDRDIDLTNWQMNDYNAPGDPPTAKWKFPDHTIIKAKSLLVVEQIAGSGTSEAVAHGIPVVKSPGELLFGLSRGGDKVLLWNADGQIADELIFNWEYPDSPYIIEGFLGRREAYERVSTTDTDTAADWTKIASQETPIPAWEWAPLAGNPAPTAAPAADKLRFDNANPASAEVTGQDGAVEAGSTVKAYGSAAKEAVLGSATATATGSFALTFNNAASLQTVYVTATAPGKSESAATALGAIVTDTVPPVKVSNVPADGAADAELDAIIKLTFNEPVAAGSMIQNVSVKGANNSSVSGVQTSVIGNELTIAHAAFEHNTTYTVTVPASAVKDMAGNGNASDIVWSFTTVARPEDKVLIAKYHVGNFGGWITLANVTAHDIDLTNWQMNDYVTPMIENPKWKFPDHTIIKAKSLLVVETRYGTGSVGADTNGIPVVTAPANGFNIAHGGEKLLLWNASGQQADELIFNYDYPDSPFVIRDNLSDKMSVFERKSTDDTNSADDWKKTTGGTPIAAWVWAPLSGDVNPPQTSAPDAGRIQFNNATPSSARVTGRDGAVEPNAKVILFNPLSSSQIEQTTTATGTGSFEFTFNNSNNHKTVSISTVAKNKTGSATVELPAAYDETTPAPIAAKLRAVYTSSPDAVVLGPADAIPQNAFLTIYASPAKDTVLAQWMIGGGTPFPHTLYFTNSGLNPIVYLSTLAEGKNESELVALPVETDTVKPAIVSLFPQNGATQVAVDAEVKAVFNEHIKGHTAFDQISIKDENGVPVSLVNQIWNEKEFSLSHAPFAEGKTYTVRLPANSFSDYSGNVVDEDIVWSFTTSGASDTTPPDKLSSSPEAGATNASRDAVVKIVFNEPIAAGTALQRIAIKDAGGNPVAGVQAAISGSELTIAHDAFAENTVYTVTVPAQAVKDAAGNGNASEIVWSFKTADATAAKPVISLTASESEVPAGTPFTVKVNADDYTNVYGTQVQLTYDPARLQLQDENASEPGVQVKAGTLFAGGESALIANKADAGTITFAGTLVGGTGGATGTEPASVIELTFIPTGPAYGETQIGILSEQVKLAGYPSANPAEWQLPFDVTGSPLKVNVKAGGPDTAAPTWPEGGRLEAGGVTSTGLTLNWPAASDNVGVIGYKILKDGAEVTTVSGSVNSYTVNGLTANTAYAFEVQAGDAAGNWSAKLSKTVTTTGGSQAGKAIISLTASESEVPAGTPFTVKVNADDYTNVYGAQVQLTYDPARLQLQDENTSEPGVQVKAGKLFAGRESALIANNVDAGTITFAEALVGGTAGVTGTEPASVIELTFVPIGGTSGNTSVTIAADQLKLAGYPSANPAEWQLPFDVTGSPLTVNVNTSGPDTAAPTWPEGSKLEADNVTHQSVTLKWPPATDNTAVKGYKIYREELATVSGTVYGSKRVNLTVLESVYREEVGTTPETLFTVTGLKPDTVYNFFVEAGDAAGNWSKNGPSTQITTKSAPPSGDAEAPRWPEGSKLEAEAVTQTNATLRWTPAVDNMGVANYKITKDGVEIGSVSGAVYSYNVTGLSAGTTYLFQIQAGDAAGNWSANGPSVRVTTKADTAGDTEAPVWPQGSRLEAASVGRHDVSLKWPSATDNVQVTSYRIYKGTELLTTVSGAVYQYSVGGLSSNTTYAFEVQAGDAAGNWSPKLSLSVKTDRSGSSGGGSSGGSSGGSGGSPAPTTTALTPTDNGIVVPADMISTTKDGAATIVTIDDKKLADVFALLKGLNANAQRIVFHIDGAEPTVTLRLSAGVLADAAQAVPNAVIVLHSGSTSYELPINLVNLAQTAKEMGAELKDMKLNLTLTTLSGTKLNELITGMNGATLLSAAEFKLSVESASGSRTIDSFNGTMVKRMIAVPSGADLSQLTGVRIENGQPAFVPTVFRMNDGVMTAVILSPVNSVYGVLQHKKSFNDIAGHWSRADVELLASKLVVQGTSESTFSPDTEVTRAEFAALLVRALGMPAGEKGASFGDITPSDWFYGAVSAASKAGFIEGFEDGSFRPNAKITREQMAVMISRALKAAGKSAAGAANGLDKFSDQSKVSGWAKDALGQALEAGIISGMTDSTIEPAQNASRAQSAVMLKRLLQFVGYINP; encoded by the coding sequence GTGACCAGACGCAAATGGAACAGCCGATTGTGGCTTGCAATGATTTTGCTCGCAGAACTCTGCGCTGCCCTGCTCGGCAGCCTGTCGTGGAGGATCGCCCCGGCGGCCGCTGCTGTCGCGCAAGAGGTGATGATCGTGAAATATCATGCGGGTTCTTACGGTTATTGGATTACACTGGCTAACGTGACGGACCGCGATATCGATCTGACGAATTGGCAAATGAACGATTACAATGCCCCGGGGGATCCGCCGACTGCAAAATGGAAATTTCCCGATCATACGATCATTAAAGCCAAATCGCTCTTGGTTGTAGAGCAGATAGCCGGTTCCGGCACCTCGGAAGCTGTGGCGCACGGAATTCCGGTGGTGAAATCGCCGGGGGAATTGTTATTCGGGTTATCCCGCGGCGGGGATAAGGTATTACTTTGGAACGCAGACGGCCAAATTGCCGATGAGCTCATATTTAATTGGGAGTACCCCGATTCGCCTTACATAATCGAAGGTTTTTTAGGAAGGAGAGAAGCGTACGAACGGGTCTCGACGACGGATACCGATACGGCAGCCGATTGGACGAAAATCGCGAGCCAGGAAACGCCGATTCCGGCGTGGGAGTGGGCACCGCTTGCGGGCAATCCGGCGCCGACCGCTGCGCCTGCGGCGGACAAGCTCCGGTTTGACAACGCGAATCCCGCGTCAGCTGAGGTCACCGGTCAGGATGGAGCCGTGGAAGCCGGCTCCACCGTCAAGGCGTACGGCAGCGCAGCCAAAGAGGCCGTCCTCGGTTCGGCTACAGCAACGGCAACCGGATCGTTCGCTCTGACGTTTAACAATGCGGCGTCTTTGCAGACGGTCTACGTAACGGCCACAGCGCCCGGCAAGTCGGAGAGCGCTGCAACCGCGCTCGGCGCCATTGTAACCGATACGGTCCCGCCGGTCAAAGTATCGAACGTTCCGGCAGACGGAGCGGCGGATGCGGAGCTTGACGCAATAATTAAGTTAACGTTCAATGAACCTGTCGCTGCGGGTTCTATGATACAAAATGTATCTGTAAAAGGTGCAAACAACAGCTCCGTGAGCGGAGTCCAGACGTCCGTAATCGGCAATGAACTGACAATTGCGCACGCTGCTTTCGAACATAACACGACTTACACGGTGACGGTGCCTGCTTCCGCAGTTAAGGATATGGCAGGTAACGGCAACGCGAGCGATATCGTCTGGTCATTCACCACCGTCGCCCGGCCGGAAGACAAAGTGTTGATTGCCAAATATCACGTCGGGAATTTCGGGGGCTGGATTACATTGGCGAATGTGACCGCTCATGATATCGATCTGACGAATTGGCAAATGAACGACTACGTTACACCGATGATAGAAAATCCGAAATGGAAATTCCCCGATCATACGATTATAAAAGCGAAATCGCTGCTTGTCGTCGAAACGAGGTATGGAACGGGTTCGGTCGGAGCTGATACGAACGGAATTCCGGTCGTCACGGCCCCGGCCAACGGCTTCAATATTGCTCATGGTGGAGAAAAGCTGCTGCTGTGGAATGCCTCGGGTCAGCAAGCTGACGAACTCATCTTCAATTACGATTATCCCGATTCTCCCTTCGTGATTCGGGATAATTTAAGCGATAAAATGTCGGTGTTCGAACGAAAATCGACTGACGATACGAACTCTGCGGATGATTGGAAGAAGACGACGGGCGGGACGCCGATCGCCGCATGGGTATGGGCGCCTCTTTCGGGTGACGTGAACCCTCCGCAAACGTCGGCGCCGGATGCCGGGCGCATTCAATTTAACAATGCGACGCCGTCATCGGCCAGAGTGACCGGGCGGGACGGCGCGGTTGAACCGAACGCGAAAGTGATTTTGTTTAACCCGCTCAGCTCGAGCCAAATCGAACAAACGACTACGGCCACCGGTACGGGATCGTTCGAGTTCACTTTCAATAATAGTAACAACCATAAAACGGTGTCCATATCGACGGTTGCGAAAAATAAAACCGGCAGCGCTACCGTGGAGTTGCCGGCGGCTTATGACGAGACGACTCCTGCACCGATCGCAGCTAAATTAAGAGCTGTCTATACCAGCTCGCCTGACGCGGTTGTGCTTGGGCCGGCCGATGCAATTCCTCAAAATGCATTTCTTACCATATATGCGAGTCCGGCCAAAGATACGGTGCTGGCCCAATGGATGATAGGCGGCGGAACCCCCTTTCCGCATACGCTTTATTTTACCAACAGCGGCTTGAACCCGATCGTCTATTTGTCGACTTTAGCGGAAGGGAAGAACGAGAGCGAGCTGGTTGCGCTTCCTGTCGAAACCGATACGGTAAAACCGGCGATTGTCTCCCTCTTTCCGCAAAATGGTGCAACCCAGGTGGCGGTTGATGCCGAAGTAAAAGCCGTATTCAACGAACATATTAAAGGTCATACGGCGTTTGACCAGATTTCAATCAAAGATGAAAACGGCGTTCCGGTATCATTGGTCAACCAGATCTGGAATGAAAAAGAATTCAGCCTATCGCATGCACCCTTTGCCGAAGGCAAGACCTATACGGTGAGGCTTCCGGCCAATTCTTTCTCTGATTACTCAGGAAATGTTGTCGACGAGGACATCGTCTGGTCCTTTACAACCTCCGGCGCTTCGGATACAACGCCTCCGGACAAGCTTTCGTCTTCTCCTGAAGCGGGAGCAACGAATGCGTCGCGGGATGCGGTCGTAAAGATCGTATTCAATGAGCCGATCGCAGCCGGTACGGCGCTCCAACGGATCGCCATCAAGGACGCGGGCGGCAATCCTGTGGCCGGGGTACAAGCTGCAATAAGCGGCAGCGAGCTGACGATTGCGCACGATGCATTCGCTGAAAACACCGTATATACGGTGACGGTGCCCGCCCAGGCCGTTAAGGATGCGGCGGGTAACGGCAATGCAAGCGAAATCGTCTGGTCCTTCAAGACGGCGGACGCGACGGCGGCCAAACCGGTCATCTCGCTGACGGCGAGCGAGTCGGAAGTGCCGGCAGGCACGCCGTTCACCGTGAAAGTGAACGCGGACGATTACACGAACGTATACGGCACGCAAGTGCAACTGACGTATGATCCTGCGCGGTTGCAGCTGCAGGATGAGAATGCAAGCGAGCCGGGAGTGCAGGTGAAAGCCGGAACGCTGTTCGCCGGAGGCGAATCGGCATTGATTGCGAATAAGGCGGATGCGGGAACGATTACGTTCGCCGGGACGCTCGTCGGAGGAACGGGAGGAGCAACCGGAACGGAGCCGGCATCGGTCATCGAGCTGACGTTTATTCCGACAGGCCCTGCGTACGGGGAGACGCAAATCGGGATTTTGAGCGAGCAGGTGAAGCTGGCGGGATATCCGTCGGCGAATCCGGCGGAATGGCAGCTTCCGTTCGACGTGACAGGCAGTCCGCTCAAGGTCAACGTGAAAGCGGGCGGTCCCGATACGGCAGCTCCAACGTGGCCGGAAGGCGGCAGGTTGGAAGCAGGCGGCGTTACGTCAACCGGCTTGACACTGAATTGGCCGGCAGCCAGCGACAACGTAGGTGTTATCGGCTATAAAATTTTGAAGGACGGAGCGGAAGTAACGACGGTTTCCGGCTCTGTGAACAGCTATACCGTGAATGGCTTGACGGCGAACACGGCATACGCCTTCGAGGTTCAGGCAGGCGACGCGGCGGGCAACTGGAGCGCGAAACTGAGCAAGACCGTGACGACTACAGGCGGCTCGCAGGCCGGCAAAGCAATCATCTCGCTGACGGCGAGCGAGTCGGAAGTGCCGGCAGGCACGCCGTTCACCGTGAAAGTGAACGCGGACGACTACACGAACGTATACGGCGCGCAAGTGCAGCTGACGTACGACCCTGCGCGTTTGCAGCTGCAGGATGAGAACACGAGCGAGCCGGGAGTGCAGGTGAAAGCCGGAAAGCTGTTCGCCGGACGCGAATCGGCATTGATTGCGAATAATGTGGATGCCGGGACGATTACGTTCGCCGAAGCGCTTGTCGGAGGAACGGCAGGCGTAACCGGTACGGAACCGGCATCGGTTATTGAACTGACGTTCGTGCCGATCGGCGGGACGTCCGGCAATACGAGCGTGACGATTGCGGCGGATCAGCTGAAGCTGGCGGGATATCCGTCGGCGAATCCGGCGGAATGGCAGCTTCCGTTCGACGTCACGGGCAGCCCGTTGACCGTGAATGTGAACACAAGCGGTCCCGATACGGCGGCTCCGACATGGCCGGAAGGCAGCAAGCTGGAGGCGGATAACGTGACGCATCAGTCCGTTACGCTGAAGTGGCCGCCAGCCACCGACAATACGGCAGTCAAGGGGTATAAGATTTACCGCGAGGAGCTGGCTACCGTCAGCGGAACTGTTTATGGCAGCAAGCGGGTGAATCTCACCGTTCTCGAATCGGTATACCGGGAAGAAGTCGGAACCACTCCGGAAACACTGTTTACGGTAACCGGACTGAAGCCGGATACGGTCTATAATTTCTTTGTGGAAGCCGGCGATGCTGCGGGCAACTGGAGCAAGAACGGCCCGTCCACGCAAATAACGACCAAGAGCGCTCCGCCCAGCGGAGATGCCGAAGCGCCGAGATGGCCGGAGGGCAGCAAGCTGGAGGCGGAAGCAGTTACGCAAACCAACGCGACGCTCCGCTGGACACCGGCTGTCGATAATATGGGCGTCGCGAATTACAAAATTACTAAAGACGGCGTTGAGATAGGATCGGTTTCCGGCGCTGTGTACAGCTACAACGTAACCGGTTTGTCGGCAGGCACGACGTATCTCTTCCAAATCCAAGCCGGCGACGCTGCAGGCAACTGGAGCGCGAACGGCCCGAGCGTACGCGTCACGACGAAGGCCGATACCGCCGGAGATACCGAAGCGCCGGTGTGGCCGCAAGGATCGAGGCTGGAGGCGGCTTCGGTCGGCAGGCACGACGTATCGCTGAAATGGCCGTCGGCAACGGACAACGTCCAGGTTACATCCTATCGAATTTATAAGGGAACCGAACTTCTTACAACGGTCAGCGGTGCCGTGTACCAATATTCGGTCGGCGGATTATCGAGCAATACGACATATGCCTTTGAAGTGCAGGCCGGCGACGCCGCAGGCAACTGGAGCCCGAAACTGAGCCTTTCGGTTAAGACGGATCGCTCCGGCAGCAGCGGTGGCGGCAGCTCCGGAGGCAGCTCTGGCGGCAGCGGCGGAAGTCCTGCCCCGACGACAACCGCATTGACACCTACGGATAACGGAATCGTAGTGCCGGCTGACATGATAAGCACGACCAAAGACGGAGCCGCCACTATCGTAACGATCGATGACAAGAAGCTGGCCGATGTATTTGCTCTCCTGAAGGGCCTAAATGCAAATGCGCAGCGAATCGTGTTTCATATCGACGGGGCAGAGCCGACCGTAACGCTTCGGCTTTCCGCCGGCGTGCTTGCGGATGCGGCACAAGCTGTGCCAAATGCCGTTATTGTCCTTCATTCCGGATCGACAAGCTACGAGCTCCCGATCAACCTGGTCAACCTTGCGCAAACAGCCAAGGAAATGGGGGCGGAGCTCAAGGATATGAAGCTGAATTTAACGTTGACGACTTTGTCAGGGACGAAGCTGAATGAATTGATCACGGGTATGAACGGCGCCACGCTGCTGTCTGCGGCGGAGTTCAAGCTGTCGGTAGAAAGCGCAAGCGGCAGCCGGACGATCGACAGCTTTAACGGCACGATGGTGAAACGGATGATCGCAGTTCCGTCCGGAGCGGACCTGAGCCAACTGACCGGCGTTCGCATCGAGAATGGGCAACCTGCATTCGTGCCGACGGTGTTCCGGATGAACGATGGCGTCATGACAGCGGTCATACTCAGTCCGGTCAACAGCGTTTACGGCGTACTGCAGCACAAGAAATCGTTTAACGATATTGCCGGACACTGGTCACGGGCGGATGTCGAGCTGCTCGCCTCCAAGCTGGTCGTGCAAGGGACCTCGGAAAGCACTTTCTCACCGGATACCGAAGTTACACGTGCGGAATTCGCCGCCCTGCTCGTCCGGGCGCTCGGAATGCCGGCGGGTGAAAAAGGAGCGTCTTTCGGGGACATCACTCCGAGCGACTGGTTCTACGGCGCGGTCAGCGCGGCTTCCAAGGCCGGATTCATCGAAGGCTTCGAGGACGGCTCCTTCAGGCCGAACGCGAAAATTACCCGCGAGCAAATGGCGGTCATGATCTCGCGCGCGTTGAAAGCAGCCGGCAAGTCGGCGGCAGGCGCAGCGAACGGACTGGATAAATTCAGCGATCAATCAAAAGTGAGCGGCTGGGCGAAGGATGCTCTGGGTCAAGCGCTGGAAGCCGGTATCATCAGCGGAATGACCGACTCTACGATTGAGCCGGCGCAAAATGCATCCCGTGCGCAATCGGCGGTCATGCTGAAACGACTGCTGCAATTTGTCGGATACATCAATCCATAA